The Penaeus monodon isolate SGIC_2016 chromosome 5, NSTDA_Pmon_1, whole genome shotgun sequence genome window below encodes:
- the LOC119572893 gene encoding BTB/POZ domain-containing protein KCTD12-like yields MATNGATTNSSSSSGSSNSGQPASEQQAGSTMNSITQVFPPIVELNVGGVFYTTSLTTLQKDPESLLGQMFSGKSKTPVLRDSKGKFFVDRDGVLFRYILDYLRNQKLVLPENFSERERLKNEAEFYALQDMVESLTVPKSLSPIDPSFLVKTTCGTITVSYRGTFAFGRDGLADVKFRKLNRILVSGRVTLCREVFGDTLNESRDPDRGAVDRYSSRFFLKHTFLEQAFDMLVLAGYKCQGSCGSSTAGGMMVDKKPGMDSEEDRWNHYNEFVWVRE; encoded by the coding sequence ATGGCCACCAACGGCGCTACGACTAACAGTTCCTCGTCCTCGGGGTCCTCGAACAGTGGCCAGCCTGCGTCCGAGCAGCAGGCGGGATCGACCATGAACTCCATCACGCAAGTGTTCCCTCCTATAGTGGAATTAAATGTCGGAGGGGTTTTCTATACGACCTCGCTGACGACTCTTCAGAAGGACCCCGAGAGCCTGCTGGGTCAAATGTTTAGCGGGAAGTCCAAGACGCCCGTGCTGAGGGATTCGAAGGGCAAGTTTTTCGTGGATCGTGATGGTGTCTTGTTCCGTTATATTCTCGACTATTTACGAAACCAGAAGCTTGTGTTGCCAGAAAACTTCAGTGAGCGTGAAAGACTCAAGAACGAGGCGGAGTTCTATGCGCTGCAGGATATGGTGGAGTCTCTTACCGTTCCCAAATCCCTGAGCCCCATTGATCCTTCGTTTCTAGTCAAGACCACCTGTGGCACAATTACCGTCAGTTACCGCGGCACCTTCGCCTTCGGACGCGACGGACTCGCCGACGTCAAGTTCCGCAAGCTGAACCGAATCCTTGTGAGCGGTCGCGTGACGCTGTGCCGGGAGGTGTTCGGGGATACGCTGAACGAGTCACGTGACCCGGACCGTGGCGCGGTTGACCGCTACTCCAGCCGCTTCTTCCTCAAACACACCTTCCTGGAGCAGGCCTTCGACATGCTGGTCCTGGCGGGATACAAGTGCCAAGGCTCGTGCGGCAGCAGCACCGCAGGAGGCATGATGGTGGACAAAAAACCCGGCATGGACTCCGAGGAAGACCGATGGAATCACTACAACGAGTTCGTGTGGGTGAGAGAATAA